A genomic region of Ewingella sp. CoE-038-23 contains the following coding sequences:
- the tdh gene encoding L-threonine 3-dehydrogenase has product MKALAKLKREEGIWMTDAPVPELGHNDLLIKIRKTAICGTDVHIYNWDEWSQKTIPVPMVVGHEYVGEVVGIGQEVKGFNIGDRVSGEGHITCGHCRNCRGGRTHLCRNTQGVGVNRPGAFAEYLVLPAFNAFKIPDNISDDLAAIFDPLGNAVHTALSFDLVGEDVLISGAGPIGIMAAAICKHVGARHVVITDMNEYRLDLARKMGVTRAVNVKNETLEEVMTELGMTEGFDVGLEMSGAPPAFRSMLNAMNHGGRIALLGIPPSDMSIDWNQVIFKGLFIKGIYGREMFETWYKMAALIQSGLDLTPLITHHFSIDDFQKGFDAMRSGQSGKVILNWE; this is encoded by the coding sequence ATGAAAGCGTTAGCAAAATTAAAGCGTGAAGAAGGTATCTGGATGACGGATGCGCCAGTGCCTGAGCTTGGCCATAACGATCTGCTGATTAAAATTCGTAAAACCGCCATTTGCGGTACTGACGTGCATATCTATAACTGGGATGAATGGTCGCAGAAGACCATCCCGGTGCCGATGGTGGTCGGCCACGAATATGTCGGCGAAGTGGTCGGCATCGGTCAGGAAGTCAAAGGCTTCAACATTGGCGACCGCGTCTCTGGCGAAGGCCACATCACCTGCGGCCACTGCCGCAACTGTCGCGGTGGACGCACCCATCTTTGCCGCAACACGCAGGGCGTCGGGGTGAACCGTCCGGGGGCCTTTGCCGAGTATCTGGTGCTGCCAGCCTTCAACGCCTTCAAAATTCCAGACAACATCTCTGACGACCTCGCCGCCATCTTCGACCCACTGGGCAACGCTGTGCATACCGCGCTCTCCTTCGATTTGGTCGGCGAAGACGTGCTGATCAGCGGCGCTGGCCCGATAGGTATCATGGCGGCGGCAATCTGTAAGCACGTGGGCGCACGCCACGTGGTCATCACTGATATGAATGAATACCGTCTGGATTTGGCGCGCAAAATGGGCGTGACCCGCGCGGTCAACGTCAAAAATGAGACGCTAGAAGAGGTGATGACCGAGCTGGGTATGACCGAAGGCTTTGATGTCGGTCTGGAAATGTCGGGCGCGCCACCGGCCTTCCGTTCCATGCTCAACGCCATGAACCACGGCGGGCGCATCGCGCTGCTGGGTATTCCGCCTTCCGACATGTCGATTGACTGGAATCAGGTGATTTTCAAAGGTCTGTTTATCAAGGGCATTTACGGCCGCGAGATGTTTGAAACCTGGTACAAGATGGCGGCGCTGATCCAGTCTGGTTTGGATCTCACCCCGCTTATCACTCACCATTTCTCTATCGATGATTTCCAGAAAGGCTTTGACGCCATGCGTTCCGGCCAGTCGGGTAAAGTGATTCTAAACTGGGAGTAA
- a CDS encoding glycine C-acetyltransferase → MSASFYRQLEEELDQARADGLFKEERILTSAQQAEITVAGGEPVINFCANNYLGLANHPELIAAAKAGLDSHGFGMASVRFICGTQDAHKELESRLADFLCMDDAILYSSCFDANGGLFETLLGPEDAIISDALNHASIIDGVRLCKAKRYRYANNDLAELEARLEQAKAEGARHIMIATDGVFSMDGVIANLNGICDLAERFDALVMVDDSHAVGFVGEHGRGTHEYCDVIGRVDIITGTLGKAMGGASGGYTAGRKEVIDWLRQRSRPYLFSNSLAPSIVAASLKVLSMLEQGSELRQKLMSNAQLFREKMTAAGFTLAGADHAIIPVMLGEAKLAQEFAAALQHEGIYVTGFFFPVVPKGQARIRTQMSAAHSTEQIEKAVDAFTRIGKKLGVIA, encoded by the coding sequence ATGTCCGCTTCGTTTTACCGCCAACTGGAAGAAGAACTTGATCAGGCGCGTGCCGATGGTCTGTTCAAGGAAGAGCGAATTTTGACCTCAGCACAGCAGGCGGAAATTACCGTTGCTGGTGGTGAACCGGTCATCAATTTCTGTGCTAACAACTACCTTGGACTCGCCAACCACCCTGAGCTTATCGCCGCCGCCAAGGCCGGTTTAGACAGCCACGGTTTCGGTATGGCCTCGGTACGCTTTATCTGCGGCACCCAAGATGCCCATAAAGAGCTGGAAAGTCGCTTGGCCGACTTCCTCTGCATGGACGACGCCATTCTCTATTCTTCCTGCTTCGATGCCAACGGCGGCCTGTTCGAAACGCTGCTGGGGCCTGAAGACGCCATTATTTCGGATGCACTGAATCATGCGTCGATCATCGACGGCGTGCGCCTGTGCAAAGCCAAGCGCTATCGCTACGCCAACAACGATTTAGCCGAACTCGAAGCCCGTCTCGAGCAGGCCAAAGCCGAGGGCGCGCGACATATCATGATCGCCACCGACGGCGTATTCTCCATGGATGGCGTGATTGCCAACCTGAACGGGATTTGCGATTTGGCCGAGCGTTTTGACGCGCTGGTGATGGTCGATGACTCCCACGCCGTGGGCTTTGTCGGCGAGCACGGTCGCGGCACCCACGAATATTGCGACGTGATTGGTCGCGTGGACATCATCACCGGCACCCTCGGCAAAGCCATGGGCGGCGCGTCTGGCGGCTACACCGCGGGGCGCAAAGAGGTGATTGACTGGCTGCGCCAGCGCTCGCGCCCGTATCTGTTCTCCAACTCACTGGCACCTTCCATCGTCGCCGCCTCGCTGAAAGTGCTCTCCATGCTGGAACAGGGCAGTGAACTGCGCCAGAAGCTGATGAGCAACGCCCAGCTGTTCCGCGAGAAAATGACCGCCGCCGGTTTCACGCTGGCTGGCGCTGACCACGCGATCATCCCGGTGATGCTGGGCGAAGCGAAGCTGGCGCAAGAGTTTGCGGCGGCCTTGCAGCACGAAGGCATCTACGTCACCGGCTTCTTCTTCCCGGTGGTACCAAAAGGTCAGGCGCGCATTCGCACCCAGATGTCTGCCGCGCACAGCACCGAACAAATCGAAAAGGCGGTGGACGCCTTCACCCGTATTGGTAAAAAGCTTGGCGTGATTGCCTGA
- the envC gene encoding murein hydrolase activator EnvC: MKNRLSINDKTTSGSPASAFLLCASLLVPAFVAHADDNKDQLKTLQQSIAEKEKSVKQQKQQRSSLQDQLQAQEKIIASASRGLRDTQSTLATLNKDIANLNASIDKLQKQQKSQEEILAKQLDAAFRVGQHSGLQLLLSGEESERSERILAYFGYFNQARQKSIEQLKQTRTTLAAQRVSLEAKQTQQKSLLSEQQSQQQKLEQARAARKQTLSSLESSLQKDEQSLSELKANETRLRDKIAAAERAARARAEKEAKEAAAIRAKEQQAKKKGSTYKPTQGEQALVSRTGGLGRPAGQDIWPVRGSILHRFGEQLQGELRWKGIVISAREGSEVKAVADGRVLLADWLQGYGLVVVIEHGKGDMSLYGYNQSALVNVGDQVKSGQAIALVGTSGGQGQPSLYFEIRRQGQAVNPQPWLGR, translated from the coding sequence ATGAAAAATCGTCTTTCTATTAATGATAAGACGACATCAGGCAGCCCGGCGTCCGCATTTTTGCTTTGCGCCTCGTTACTCGTTCCTGCTTTTGTTGCTCACGCTGACGACAATAAAGACCAGCTCAAAACTCTCCAGCAAAGCATCGCCGAAAAAGAGAAAAGCGTTAAGCAGCAGAAACAGCAGCGCAGCTCGTTGCAGGATCAGCTTCAGGCGCAGGAAAAGATCATCGCCTCGGCCAGCCGTGGGCTACGTGATACTCAATCGACCCTCGCCACCCTCAATAAAGACATCGCCAATTTAAATGCCTCGATAGACAAACTGCAAAAACAGCAAAAAAGCCAAGAAGAAATTCTGGCGAAACAGCTGGATGCCGCCTTCCGCGTCGGTCAGCACAGTGGGTTACAACTGCTGTTGAGTGGCGAAGAGAGCGAGCGCAGTGAACGCATTTTGGCCTATTTCGGCTATTTCAACCAAGCCCGTCAGAAGTCTATCGAGCAGCTTAAGCAAACGCGCACCACGCTGGCCGCGCAGCGCGTCTCGCTGGAAGCCAAACAGACCCAGCAGAAAAGCTTACTGAGCGAGCAGCAGAGCCAGCAGCAAAAGCTCGAACAGGCCCGCGCAGCGCGTAAACAGACGCTAAGTTCGCTGGAAAGCTCATTGCAAAAAGACGAGCAGAGCCTGTCCGAACTGAAGGCCAACGAAACGCGCCTGCGTGACAAGATTGCCGCCGCCGAGCGCGCCGCCCGCGCTCGCGCAGAGAAAGAGGCCAAAGAGGCCGCGGCTATTCGCGCCAAAGAGCAGCAAGCCAAGAAGAAGGGCTCCACCTACAAACCGACGCAGGGCGAGCAGGCGCTGGTGTCGCGTACCGGCGGGCTGGGTCGCCCAGCGGGGCAAGATATTTGGCCAGTTCGCGGCTCTATTCTGCACCGATTCGGCGAACAGCTGCAGGGTGAGCTACGCTGGAAAGGCATCGTGATTTCGGCTCGGGAAGGGAGCGAAGTCAAAGCCGTCGCCGATGGCCGCGTTCTGCTGGCCGACTGGCTGCAGGGCTACGGTCTGGTGGTGGTTATCGAGCACGGTAAAGGTGATATGAGCCTTTATGGTTACAACCAAAGCGCGCTGGTGAACGTGGGTGATCAGGTTAAATCCGGTCAAGCCATTGCACTGGTGGGTACCAGCGGAGGTCAGGGCCAGCCATCGCTGTATTTTGAAATTCGTCGTCAGGGCCAGGCCGTTAACCCACAGCCGTGGTTGGGAAGATAG
- a CDS encoding divergent polysaccharide deacetylase family protein translates to MRYKKSVLAALCGTVLFACQAQAAKLAILIDDFGYRQQNENQVLQMPKAVSIAIFPNAPDSHIMMEKAHQQGREILIHLPMAPLSKQPLEKDTLTPSMSSEEVKRIVDQAIKSIPYAVGINNHMGSAMTSSLPGMEKVMQAMNAHSLFFLDSMTIGNTKSVQAAAGTQVRVIKRNVFLDDVQNEAEIRKQFERAIQLARRNGYAIAIGHPHPTTVRVLQQMLPNLPSDIVLVRPSDLLNEPTRSAPPGKSPTKVTPPKTVFKGARLCTSKKPVAPVYADTMFKVIGESVAQLPAVTFVERTWNTWFADKPNSPQKP, encoded by the coding sequence TTGCGATATAAAAAGTCCGTTTTAGCCGCGCTGTGCGGCACCGTCCTGTTTGCCTGTCAGGCTCAGGCAGCGAAATTAGCCATCCTTATTGATGATTTTGGTTACCGCCAACAGAATGAAAATCAGGTGTTGCAGATGCCCAAGGCCGTCTCCATCGCGATTTTCCCCAATGCGCCCGATTCGCACATCATGATGGAGAAAGCCCACCAGCAGGGCCGTGAGATCCTGATCCACCTGCCGATGGCGCCCCTGAGTAAACAGCCGCTGGAAAAAGATACCTTAACGCCGTCGATGAGCAGCGAAGAGGTGAAACGTATTGTGGATCAAGCGATTAAGAGCATCCCTTACGCCGTCGGCATCAACAACCATATGGGCAGCGCCATGACCTCCAGCCTGCCGGGTATGGAGAAGGTGATGCAGGCGATGAACGCCCACAGCCTGTTTTTCCTCGACAGTATGACCATCGGCAATACCAAGTCAGTGCAGGCCGCCGCCGGGACTCAGGTGCGCGTCATCAAGCGAAACGTCTTTTTAGATGATGTGCAGAATGAAGCTGAGATCCGCAAACAGTTTGAGCGCGCCATCCAGCTTGCGCGCCGCAATGGCTATGCCATCGCCATCGGCCACCCGCACCCGACCACGGTGCGCGTGTTGCAGCAAATGTTACCGAACTTGCCGTCTGATATCGTGTTGGTGCGTCCAAGCGATCTGCTGAATGAGCCGACCCGCAGCGCGCCGCCGGGCAAAAGCCCGACCAAAGTCACGCCGCCGAAAACGGTGTTTAAAGGGGCGCGCCTCTGTACCAGCAAGAAACCTGTGGCGCCGGTGTATGCCGATACCATGTTCAAGGTTATTGGTGAGAGCGTGGCACAGCTGCCTGCCGTCACCTTTGTTGAGCGCACGTGGAACACGTGGTTTGCCGACAAGCCGAATAGCCCGCAAAAGCCGTAA